TTCTGTCGAAACATTACTTCCATCCATTGGTTGCTACCAACATCCCCGCCACGACGATCAGCACTGATGCCCTTCGCAAGAATCTCGAAATCTTCCGCCTCAAGCGAGTCAAGGTAGTTCTTGTAGATTTCTGAATAGGTACGGTCCGTGCCCTGATAACGATAGAAGGTGCGTGTCACCCGCCCTTCCGTATCGATCCAGTCGCCGATAGCGCGGTAGCCGGTCACGGGCCCAACAGGCACTCGGTACGGTAGATAATTTTCGATGTGCTGCCAGCGAATCTCCTGGCCGGGGTAACGTGAGATCAACGGGTGCTCCTGCACACCGTCTATGTCTTCGGCGACTGCAACCTGTGTTATCAGGCCCGCTGCAAGTAGTAGGGCAGCGATGGCGAGGCGTAATTTCATTATTATTTCCTCGTTGGCTTGCGTGGATTGAATCACGAAGACTAGCCAGTTTCGGCGTTGAGGGCCAGCATCGGCCAGCCGCTGAGCCGCGCCGGAACGGCCCGATACTTTCTGCAGGGTCTCTTCGGATTTATGAGATAGCCTTCCTGTATCTGGCTCCAAGCAATCCCAACGATTGGCTCTTTTTTATCTCGCAATGCCGAAACCATAATGAGTTCGCCTTCAATGGCATTTGCCAGTTCAGACCAGTCGCGCAAAGGAGAGGGCTATTATTCAGTTTGCTGTCAGGAATAAAGTAGTGGTGACAATCGCAGCGTTACTCTCAATGGGAACGTCCGTAGCCGAGCCGACGGATCTGGCGGCTGTGTCGACAGCACCAGTCCAGTACGAGCCTGGCCAGGTATACGAAACGGCGGATGGCTGGATCGAATACCATGCTGGCAACCTGCCGATCATCGTCTCGGCGCCGCACGGCGGGCGATTGACACCGTCGTCGATCCCTGACCGAACGGCGGATGCATGCGGGGGCGAAATCGTCACCAGTGTTGATACCAACACCGCGGAACTAGCGCTTGCGCTTAAGGAAAAATTCCACGAGCACAGCGGGAAATACCCGCACGTCATCATCAATCGGTTGAAGCGTACGAAACTGGACGCAAACCGTGACAAGACGCTGGCTTCATGCGGCAATGCCGGGGCGGAGAATGCATGGGAGAGCTTCCTGCGACTGATCGAAGCGGCCAAGGCACAAGCCGTTGCTAACGCCTGGGGCAAAGGGTTCTATATAGACGTCCACGGTATGCGTGGCTCAGAAACGCAACTGGGTTTTCTATTGTCGCGAGCGGATCTACAGGAAAGTAACTCAGCGCTGAACGAGAATCCTGAGTATCGAAACAAGAGTTCAGTCCAAACTTTCGCGGCAGACTCGCCTATCGATTTTGCACAGTTGTTACGAGGCGATAACGCGATTGGCACAAAACTGGTCCACGATGGCTTCCCGACTGTACCGAGCAAACAAAAGGGCTCACCAACACCCGACAAAACCTATTTCGCCGGCGGCTACAACACCGGTCGACACGGTTGCCGCAGCGGCGGCAAAGTCTGTGGCTTACAAGTCGAAACGCCGTACAAAGGTGTTCGCGACAACGACAAAAACCGTATGGCATTCGCAGAATCGCTGGTGCAGGCCGTCGATGTATTCCTCGACCACAACTTTGGGTTCGACATTCGCTCTCCGAAAGAGGGAGATCGTAGTGGATATTAAAACCTGTCCGGCGACTGGCATTTGTGAACCACGGGCTCGGCACAGCTAACCGTCTTGGAAACAAAGGGGTCGAACCGATTTATCGGATCTAGCAAGGCACAGCAGGAATACCTGTAGACGTCCTTACAGCCGACTCTGGCGAGGACAGGCCGGAACGCCGTTGCTCTAGATTCCAGCGGCCACAATCGATTCAAAGCACCTGGCATAGAGATCCACTGCCGGACCAACATTGATGGCTGGCAAGACGGGACTTTTAGCTGATAAATCGGTTCGACCCAGAATTTCCTATCACGCAACGAAAACGAGGCGCCCCACTATTAGCTAACAGCCAGACTATTTGCGACCAAAATTGAGCTTCCTAAAAACCATTAAGGCAAGAAATGAACTGATGGTGTATGCCAGAAAAGACGGCGTTGTCTCGCCAAACCAACCAAAACTAAACAGAATTTCCACGGGAATCATCTCGCCTCTCAAAAGAGAGAAATAGAAGTAAAACGTTGCAGCCATCACACCAAACAATGCAGACAAACGTTTAGTGAAGTAGAGACATACAAGAACAGCAATGAATTCGACTGGAACCTGAAAGTATGCAATCCGAACAAGCGTTGCTATCGATGCGAATTTCGCACCAACGATGACACCCTTGCTCAACCACGCAACCTCAATAAACAGGATTACGCAGAAGAAAAACAACACATCCAGCAAGCAAAGGAACAGGGCGCCCTTCGTCGAAGACAGAATAGCACTCACTACATTGTTTCGCGCCATGATTGCCTCGAAGATTCATTGCCCGCCCAGATTCGATCCGATGATACCAATCCGGGAAGCTCGCGGCGCTGCGTCTATTGCTGACGGATAAAGTGTCAGGTGTGTTTTCTTGATTCGATCGTCCATCAAGGAAAATGGACCTGATACCTTTATCGAAAGTCAGACGGAACACGACAACCCAGCAAGAGACCAGGAGCTGTTTCTTTAGCAGCTACATACCCGTCAACAATTGCCGTATCCGCTGGCGTCCCGCTGTATCCGGCAAGCCGCCTATGCCTGCCGCCGCGTTGTCGGCCATGTGGCGGGCGCGGCTGGTGGCCGCCAGTACACTAGTGACATCAGAATTGCCCAGGATCCATTTGAGCGACAGCTGCGCCCAGCTATCGCAATCGAACTCCGCAGCCCACGCAGGCAGTTCATGTCCGCGTACCATTGAAAAGTAACGGCCGTTGACGAACGCACGGTTGATCATCACCGCAACCCCGTTATCTCTGGCGGCGGGTATAACCCGCTCTTCAGCCTCAGGTTCCAGCGGCGAGTAGTTAACCTGGATAAAATCCAGATCGCGGTTCTTGATGAACGCCTCCATTCGGTCAAAGCCACTGCGTCGCGACGTCGTGATTCCGATGTAGCGGACGCGTCCTTCCTCTTTCCAGTGCTGCAGATTGTCCAGTTGTGTCTCGGCATCAACGAGGCTGTGCACCATCATCAAATCGAGCGGCGCTTTGCCCAGCAGCTCGGTTGATGCCTGCATCGAACGTAAGCCAGCATCCCGGCCCCGGGAGCGAACCTTGGTCGACAAGAACAAGCGCTCCGCCATGTTGTCATCAGCGACCAACGTCCCGAGTACCCGCTCCGCATTGCCGTAGCCGGGAGCGGTGTCAACCAGTGTGCCGCCGTATTCGAGCAACGTGTTGAGAACTTCGCGAAGCTCAACTCCGCCGTCGGCAGGCATGCGCTCAAACTCATCGGAAGTGCCCAGTCCGATAACCGGCAGGTCCTCTGTCGTGCCGGGAATGCGGCGCCGCGCCATGGCCGTATCGGCAGCTGCAAACGGTAGTGTGGACCCCAAGGTTGCCGCCGTAGCCATACTTATAAAGGATCGGCGGGTCAGTGAGTTGTGATTAACCATTTCCTAGCCCCAATTCAGTTCGACTGCCGGAAACTTTATCACGGAGGAAATTTCGTCCAAGCGGTACCCGAAAAGAGGGAAAGTGCCACCACGGAATCAGCGAGACGGCATCAGCTTAGCCCCCAACGGATTTAATCGCTCACCTGGTCAAATAACCCTGGGGCCTCATATTTTCGCCTGATGTGTTTTCTGACCCAGATGTGCCGCCCTCCCCGAGCCGGGAACGGCCTGCTATGTCGATAAAAATTACAAACCTGGCCGGCTCTGATTACCGCAAATTCTTAACTCATTGAATATGGGACCTATTTCTTTGTTGGCTCGGAAATTGCTTCTTATATTGAGTGGGCATTACGCCCCGTAGGAAGCAAAAATGAGAACCAAATTATTTGTCACTTTGTCGGCTTTAGTCATGGCCTTTGCCGGCAGCGTTTCCCAGGCAACCCCGATCACGTGCGGCGACAGCGCGCGAACGGCGACGCTCGACTCGGCCGAGTCCTGTGTAACCAGTGCCGATACTGGAAGCACCCGGAACAACCCGAATGCCTCGGACATTGGGGCGGCTTTCCCGCTCGAGCCTTGGACAGCACTGGGTGACGTTTCGGTTGACATCACGTCTGGCAGTTTTGGCTCAAACAGTGTCGATCTGAACTGGAACCTCGACTCGGATATCTGGAGCGAATGGGGCGAGCTGGTGGTCAGCATTCACGTCGGCCGCGGTCAAAGTAACCTGAGCTGGTTTGCATGGTTGATCACACCGTTCAACACCTCAGGAACGCTGAGCTACGACCGGCTTTCCGGCGGCGGTGGCGGCTTCTCGAACATCAAGCTCTGGGGCCGTGGCGAGCCAACCATGAGCCAGGTTCCCGAACCTGCCTCACTGTTCTTGCTCGGCCTTGGCCTGGCGGGTATGGGAATCGCACGACGCAAAAAAGCTGTCTGAACAGGCAGTAACTCGAAACAGGAAGCCCCGCCTAGTGCGGGGCTTTTTTTTAGTTGATTAAAAAGTCCATCGGGAAAAGGTGTCCGTAAGTCTACGGGCGATCACTGCCCTTCTTAGTTTTGCTACTTTGTCTTTGAGTCGCTATCACGGCTATTAACACAAAGAGTATTAGAAGACCGGCAACTAATAGAACATCAATTATCGATTCCACGACGCTCCTCCACATGCGTGACAACCTCTGCCCACGCCAATGCTGCCCGCACACCTGACAACTTTTTACGCTACGGCAGGAAAGCCTTACTCAGCCACCAACCTGACCGACACACGATTATTCTGTGCCGCCGTGTGATTCCAGTCGCCGGCGGTGATTCCAGCGGTTGTCTCCGGATAGGCCAGGACTGGCAGCGTATTGCCAGGAGACGATAACGCGAAACGAATAGACCCACCGCTGCGTTCTTCGGCCATGACAATGAAATTTGCGAACGCAACTGATTGCCGGAAGCTCGGGCTCAGGGACTCCGCCGGGTCGAAGCCTATCTGATCGCAGTCGGCCGCCGGCACGTTGTCCGGCGCCAGTTCGAGCAGGCCACTGCCATTGTCCATCATGCAGAAATCACCGACATGAACGTCGACCGCAATCTCGCCAACGAAACCCACCGACATCAGGCGGGTCAGCAGTTCGTCAAACAACTCCAGGCGGCGTTGGCCGAGTGGTATCTCGTTCCAGTCGTAACCCGCTGACTGATTGATGCCCCACTCCAGCGCATCAATTGTTGCGGCATTGCTCGTTACGAGCGCTTGTTGATAGCGGGTCAATTGTTGCTCATTGCCACTTGCCGACGGCGCCGTGTCGGTGCCTTGCAATGCAACGCTCATTTCTACGTTGCGTTGCTTAAGCGTACGTAACTGTTGTTCCTGCCAGAATACGATCACAGCAAAAACAACAGACGCTATCAGCAACGCTACAAGCCATGTCGACGACTTTTCAGCGGGCTGGTCGTTGGGCTCGGTAGCGGCTAATTCAATCGGCGGCGCAGGCCGGGATTCATTCGCGAAGCGTGCGGCAAGATCGGTATAAGTATCACGCAACTCGCGTTGCAGTATCACCCGCTGCTGGTCGAACAGGTCTTGCAGCAAGCTACGCAGATCGCCATCCACAGCTGCCGGAATCTCGGCTTCACCCGGCGGCTCGGGTGCAGGCACGCGTTCGCGAACGGGCTGCACCGACGCACCTTCATCGGCGAGGTGCAACGAGGCCAGCACTTTTGACACTTCCACCGGTTTGACCGTCTTTGGCAACACGCCAACCGCACCCAGCGCCCGCGCCTGCCCGACGTACACTTCGCCTTCCTGCGAGGTGTACATCATGATCGGGATCATGGCGGTGTCGGGATTTTTCTTGATGGCCGTGACGGCCTCGAAACCGTCCATGCCTGGCATCAGGTGATCCATGAAGATCACGTCGGGACGATGGTGGTTCAGATAATCGAGTGCGGCTTCGGCAGACTCGGTCGTGTCGACCTGCAGGTCGTAGGTTTCCAGCATGCGTTTCAGGACGACGCGCGCCGACCTGGAGTCGTCCACGATCAGAGCTGTTTTCCTCATCGCACGCCTCTCTCCCAAGCCGTGCCGCAGGCGGCAGCGCGGTCTGAGCCCGGATTATGGCATGACCGGCACCGGGTATCCTCGCTATATGGCCTGCTCAGATACCGGTGCAACGGTCGGATGCAAGCCGGCTTTGGATTGCATCGGCGGCGTTCGTTAGAGGAACGTCCAGGTAACACCCAGCGACCAGAGTTCAACGCTGTTGGTGTCCGATATTTCGAAGTTCTCGTACTCCAACCGGACGGCCAGGCTGCTGAGGTAAGCCTGCGCGCCAAGACCCCAGGCGAAATCAGCGCCGGAGTCACTGTCACGTAAGTCTGCACCACTGATACCGCCCTGCAGCACGGCATCCGCATCCCAGTAGACAAGACCAACCTTGCCAAACACTTCAAGCAACGGCCCGCCCAGGAAAACAACGGCGGATGCATCAATCGCCTGCGCTTCGAACTCGGAGTGGATGCCGTCGGCAACGAGGTCACGGTTATCGAACTTAATGCTGCCGAAATCGATGTAATTCGCTTCGATGGCAAGACGGTCGAACGGCCGTATGCCGCCAATCAGCTTGTACGCCGTGTCATCGTCTTCATAGCTGAAGCCGAAGAAGTCGGCATCCGTATCGATGGTACTGCGGCTAAGCGAACCGCCAAGATATATGCCGTTGTCACCGGCGTTGGCGTTCAAACTCAAACCCGACAACAAAGTCACTGCGATAATTGATTTGTACATGATCACTCCTTTTAGCATCGGTGCCCGGTCGAACCTTGCATTCGACAGCACCGATCAATTCTTTGCCCAATAACCGCTGGTAATTCAGCGGCCGCGTACAGCACGCACAATGACAGTTCGCGCTGCGTCCGCCAACTGTCTGCAGCTTGCGACAGGCGGGCAGAACAGCGACAAACAGCAAGCAGCCGCCCCCGGCACGACATGGAACTCTGTGGGATTCAACAGCACGAAGCGGATAGCCCGGTCTCGGGCAAAGACGTTCAATGCGGGCATGGATTCAGTCGGAGACAGAGCAATGTTCACTACCAACAAGCATGAAGGACAAACCCGCGATTCCGGGGCAGCTGCTATGCTGCAGACTGCTGGTGGAGAGGATTCAATGGCGCTACCCGCCGAGAACACAATGCGTACCGCGATCTCGAAGCGAGACGCCACTTACGACGGTCGCTTTTACTACGGCGTTGTCACGACCGGCGTGTTTTGCCGCCCGTCCTGCGCGGCGCGCCCGGCTCTCCCGGAGAATCTGCGATTCTTTGCGAGCACGGCCGATGCATTGGCGGCAGGCTTTCGCCCCTGCAAACGCTGCAAGCCGGTTAATCCGAGCGCTGACCTCGACCGCCTGATCGCCGTTGCCCGATACATTGACGCGCATGCCGACGAAACCCTCACTCTCGCCATGCTGGCCGACAACGCCGGACTGTCCGTGTCCCGCTTGCAACGCACGTTCAAGGCCGCCTTCGGTATTTCGCCGAAAGCCTATCAGGACGCGCAGCGGGTACGCCGCTTCAAACAGGCACTGAAGAAAGGCGACGACGTCACCGAAGCCACCTATTCGGCAGGGTTCGGTTCGAGCAGCCGGGTTTACGGCCGCGCGGCCAACAACATGGGCATGACCCCAAGCGCCTATCGCAAAGGTGGCGCCGGCGAAACCATCTCCTATGCGTACCGGCGCAGCGCACTCGGCCCGCTCCTGATGGCGGCAACGGACAAAGGCGTTTGTTTTGTGCAGTTCGGCGACAGCAAAGCCGCATTGACCGAACAACTCGCGAACGAATTTCCGCAAGCCGTCATCGAAAAATCCCGTGCGGAAAAATCACCGGAACTGGATGCCTGGCTCGCGCAGCTCGATGCGCACCTCGGCGAAGGCCAGCCGCGCCCGGACCTGCCAATCGACCTGCGCGGGACCGCGTTTCAGATGCAGGTCTGGCGGTACCTGCTCAGCGTGCCGGAGGGCAGCGTCGTCAGCTACAGCGAAGTCGCCAGCGGCATCGGCAAACCCAAAGCCGTGCGGGCGGCCGCGTCCGCCTGCGCCGCCAATCGCGTTGGCGTGCTGATCCCCTGCCACCGGGTACTGCGCGGTGACGGTGGCATAGGCGGCTATCGCTGGGGCGTAGAACGCAAACGCACGCTGCTGGACAACGAACGGTCACGTTCAGCGAGGTCCATATGAACGTCGCGGAGCGGATCGCGAAGCTGGACTGGAACGCCCTGCGCACACAACTCGACGAGGACGCTGTCGCCACGATTCCAGATTTGCTGACGCCGGAAGAGTGTCAGCAGCTGCGAGCCCTGTACGACGATGGCCAGACGGAGTTCCGCTCCACCATCGACATGGCGCGTTACAACTTCGGTCGCGGGCAGTACAAGTACTTTGCCTACCCGTTGCCAACGGACATCACCGCACTGCGCAGTGCTTTCTATCCGCATCTTGCGGCCATCGCCAACGCCTGGGCCGGGCAACTCGGCAGCGACCTGCACTGGCCGGGCAGCCATGCCGAGTTGCTGCAACAATGCCACGAGGCGGGCCAGCAACGACCCACGCCGCTGTTACTGCGTTACCTGACGGACGACTACAACTGCCTGCATCAGGACATCTACGGGCCGATACATTTTCCGCTGCAGGTGGTGGTACAGCTCAGCGCGCCCGGTGAAGAATTCGACGGTGGCGAACTGATCGTCGTCGAGCAACGGCCGCGGATGCAATCGCGACCCATGGTTGTGCAACTGGCGATGGGCTCGGCAGCGATCATTCCGGTACGCGAACGACCGCGCCGTGGCGTTCGCGGTTTTCACCGCACGCAACTCCGCCACGGTGTGTCCCGGCTTCTGTCCGGACAACGCACAACACTGGGTTTGATCTTCCACGACGCCCGTTAAGCACAAAACAGATCACGAAAAGCCCTGCTTAGAGGTTCTCGCCGTCGGAGCAGACTGTTATCGTCTCCCGCATGACAACTCTCTATTATTTTCACGACCCGATGTGCAGCTGGTGCTGGGGCTACAAGCCGACCGCGCAGCAGTTGTTTACCTCACTGCCCCGCGGGGTCCAGCGTACGAACGTACTCGGCGGCCTTGCACCCGACAGCGACGAGCCGATGCCGGCAGAGCAACGAACGGCCATCGCTTCGTACTGGCGACACATTGCCGAAAAGCTCGGCACCAAATTCAACTATGACTTCTGGGATCAGTGCGAACCGCGTCGTTCTACCTACCCGGCTTGCCGAGCAGTGCTGGCCGCCGCCCGGCAGGGCAAGGAAGAAGCCATGATCCTGGCGATTCAGGAAGCGTACTACCTGCGGGCGCAGAACCCGTCGGACAACAGCACCTTGATCGCGCTGGCGACAGAACTGGAGCTGGAGAGCGAGCGCTTCGCCGCGGACCTGAACTCCGCAGACGTGAACAATGAACTGCGCCGGCAGGTACTGTTCGCACGACAATCGCCGATATCCGGGTTTCCGTCGCTGGTGCTGGACATCGACGGCATACGCTCGCCAATCACGGTGGACTACGAAGATCACACCACCAGCCTGCGGGATATCAATGCCCGGCTGAACGAACAACAGGCGAACCTGCACAGCAACTAACTCCGCCATCCAGGCAAACACTTCACGCAAATCTGACGCATCGCGCAAAGGCCATAGCCGAACCATGAATCTCCTGTCTGCACGCTCATTGTCGCACCTTGTTCTTGCCACTCTCGTCGTTTACTTCGGTATAAGCGCTTCGACTTCTGCGAGCGCCGAAGTCACTGCCGGCGACTCCGCATCGCTGGCCAAGCAAGTCCTTATTCGCCGCACCCTGCACGGCGTGCCGCACATATACGCCGACAATCTGCATGCCGCGGGCTACGGCCTCGGCTATGCGCAGACCGAAGACCACGGTACACGGATAGCGGAATACCTGCTGCGTGCGCGGGGCGAATGGACCAAGTACCGGGCCGTCACCGACGAGCGACTCGAAGCAGGCATTGACAACGATGCCGAACGACGCCTGCGTCATCGCCGTGCGATGCAAACCTGGCCATTGCTGGAAGACGATACGCGCGCGTTCTTTGCCGGCTTTGCGGCAGGCGTGAATCGCTACATGGAACAGTACCCTGACGAGTTCAGCGAGTTCGGCGCTTTGTCGTTCAGCGGTCAGGACGTCTTTGCCCGCAACATCGTTGCACCGGCACGACGCTCCGTGCGCCTGTTCATGGAAGCACTGGACGCCGAACGGCAGGCGGCCGATGCAGCCGGCAATGCGGTTCCGGCAGAACGCGGTGTCCTGGCGCGACTGGCGGCACTGGAGCCCGAGCCACACCCCGACGTCGGTTCGAACGCCTGGGCCTTCGCTCCGGAGCGCACGACCAGCGGCAACGCGATCCTGATGCGCAATCCTCACCTGTCGTGGAATGCCGGCTACTACGAAGCGCAGATCGAAGTCCCGGGTGTGCTTAATTTTTACGGCGACTTCCGGCTGGCGGAAGCGCTCGGCATCATCGGCGGCTTCAACCGGCATCTCGGCTGGGCCACCACTAACAACGCGCCGGACCTCGACGAGATCTACGCCCTGGAGGCCGACCCTGCAAAGCCCGATCACTACCTGCTCGACGGCGACTCACATCCGTTGCTGCACGAGACGGTGGAAGTCGAGTACCGGCGCGACAACGGCATGGCCAGCGAGATTCGCGAGTTCTGGCGGACACCCTTCGGCCCGGTAGTGCACCGTGACAACGGCAAGATCTACGTTCTGAAGTCCGCGGGCGACGGCGAATACCGGACCGGCGAACAATTCCTGCGCATGATGAAAGCACGCAACCTCGGCGAATGGACCGAGGCGATGAGAATGCGGGCGCGTATCACATCGAACCTGACCTACGCGGATGCCGCGGGCAATATTTTCTACGTCTGGAATGCCAGCATGCCGGACCGGCCGCACCCCGCCAGCGACGACGCAACCGCCATAGCCGTCAGCCGCTCGGACGAGATGTGGCAGGAATTATTGCCATGGGAGGCACTGCCACAACTGCTGAATCCACCGGGCGGCTATTTGCGCAACGAGAACGACACGTTCCATTTCACCAATCTGAATGCCGTGCTGGAGCAAGA
The DNA window shown above is from Woeseia oceani and carries:
- a CDS encoding aldo/keto reductase; translation: MATAATLGSTLPFAAADTAMARRRIPGTTEDLPVIGLGTSDEFERMPADGGVELREVLNTLLEYGGTLVDTAPGYGNAERVLGTLVADDNMAERLFLSTKVRSRGRDAGLRSMQASTELLGKAPLDLMMVHSLVDAETQLDNLQHWKEEGRVRYIGITTSRRSGFDRMEAFIKNRDLDFIQVNYSPLEPEAEERVIPAARDNGVAVMINRAFVNGRYFSMVRGHELPAWAAEFDCDSWAQLSLKWILGNSDVTSVLAATSRARHMADNAAAGIGGLPDTAGRQRIRQLLTGM
- the ada gene encoding bifunctional DNA-binding transcriptional regulator/O6-methylguanine-DNA methyltransferase Ada, with the translated sequence MALPAENTMRTAISKRDATYDGRFYYGVVTTGVFCRPSCAARPALPENLRFFASTADALAAGFRPCKRCKPVNPSADLDRLIAVARYIDAHADETLTLAMLADNAGLSVSRLQRTFKAAFGISPKAYQDAQRVRRFKQALKKGDDVTEATYSAGFGSSSRVYGRAANNMGMTPSAYRKGGAGETISYAYRRSALGPLLMAATDKGVCFVQFGDSKAALTEQLANEFPQAVIEKSRAEKSPELDAWLAQLDAHLGEGQPRPDLPIDLRGTAFQMQVWRYLLSVPEGSVVSYSEVASGIGKPKAVRAAASACAANRVGVLIPCHRVLRGDGGIGGYRWGVERKRTLLDNERSRSARSI
- a CDS encoding DsbA family protein, with protein sequence MTTLYYFHDPMCSWCWGYKPTAQQLFTSLPRGVQRTNVLGGLAPDSDEPMPAEQRTAIASYWRHIAEKLGTKFNYDFWDQCEPRRSTYPACRAVLAAARQGKEEAMILAIQEAYYLRAQNPSDNSTLIALATELELESERFAADLNSADVNNELRRQVLFARQSPISGFPSLVLDIDGIRSPITVDYEDHTTSLRDINARLNEQQANLHSN
- a CDS encoding outer membrane beta-barrel protein translates to MYKSIIAVTLLSGLSLNANAGDNGIYLGGSLSRSTIDTDADFFGFSYEDDDTAYKLIGGIRPFDRLAIEANYIDFGSIKFDNRDLVADGIHSEFEAQAIDASAVVFLGGPLLEVFGKVGLVYWDADAVLQGGISGADLRDSDSGADFAWGLGAQAYLSSLAVRLEYENFEISDTNSVELWSLGVTWTFL
- a CDS encoding penicillin acylase family protein; amino-acid sequence: MNLLSARSLSHLVLATLVVYFGISASTSASAEVTAGDSASLAKQVLIRRTLHGVPHIYADNLHAAGYGLGYAQTEDHGTRIAEYLLRARGEWTKYRAVTDERLEAGIDNDAERRLRHRRAMQTWPLLEDDTRAFFAGFAAGVNRYMEQYPDEFSEFGALSFSGQDVFARNIVAPARRSVRLFMEALDAERQAADAAGNAVPAERGVLARLAALEPEPHPDVGSNAWAFAPERTTSGNAILMRNPHLSWNAGYYEAQIEVPGVLNFYGDFRLAEALGIIGGFNRHLGWATTNNAPDLDEIYALEADPAKPDHYLLDGDSHPLLHETVEVEYRRDNGMASEIREFWRTPFGPVVHRDNGKIYVLKSAGDGEYRTGEQFLRMMKARNLGEWTEAMRMRARITSNLTYADAAGNIFYVWNASMPDRPHPASDDATAIAVSRSDEMWQELLPWEALPQLLNPPGGYLRNENDTFHFTNLNAVLEQDDYPDYFPEPRLRLRSQHSVELLHNSRRFSLEDVVAMKHSMRMLLAARVKGDLLRAVEQTEPQGEVANALQLIRDWDNTAARDSRGGLLFKVWWHRYVATAHGDSEEVEPTSESVGFAADADKLFRTPWSVDRPVDTPFGLADFGRAADAFEWAVTTTSERYGHWDLPWGEVHRAKIDDVDVALGGCGSLLGCFRVLRFDDQPNDDGKHLVHGGDGWVFAVEFAETPRAYSVLAYGQSSKAGSPLHSDQLPGFANNEMSPVVFSDEDVRRATVREYRPGL
- a CDS encoding response regulator, coding for MRKTALIVDDSRSARVVLKRMLETYDLQVDTTESAEAALDYLNHHRPDVIFMDHLMPGMDGFEAVTAIKKNPDTAMIPIMMYTSQEGEVYVGQARALGAVGVLPKTVKPVEVSKVLASLHLADEGASVQPVRERVPAPEPPGEAEIPAAVDGDLRSLLQDLFDQQRVILQRELRDTYTDLAARFANESRPAPPIELAATEPNDQPAEKSSTWLVALLIASVVFAVIVFWQEQQLRTLKQRNVEMSVALQGTDTAPSASGNEQQLTRYQQALVTSNAATIDALEWGINQSAGYDWNEIPLGQRRLELFDELLTRLMSVGFVGEIAVDVHVGDFCMMDNGSGLLELAPDNVPAADCDQIGFDPAESLSPSFRQSVAFANFIVMAEERSGGSIRFALSSPGNTLPVLAYPETTAGITAGDWNHTAAQNNRVSVRLVAE
- a CDS encoding 2OG-Fe(II) oxygenase, which translates into the protein MNVAERIAKLDWNALRTQLDEDAVATIPDLLTPEECQQLRALYDDGQTEFRSTIDMARYNFGRGQYKYFAYPLPTDITALRSAFYPHLAAIANAWAGQLGSDLHWPGSHAELLQQCHEAGQQRPTPLLLRYLTDDYNCLHQDIYGPIHFPLQVVVQLSAPGEEFDGGELIVVEQRPRMQSRPMVVQLAMGSAAIIPVRERPRRGVRGFHRTQLRHGVSRLLSGQRTTLGLIFHDAR
- a CDS encoding PEP-CTERM sorting domain-containing protein, with the protein product MRTKLFVTLSALVMAFAGSVSQATPITCGDSARTATLDSAESCVTSADTGSTRNNPNASDIGAAFPLEPWTALGDVSVDITSGSFGSNSVDLNWNLDSDIWSEWGELVVSIHVGRGQSNLSWFAWLITPFNTSGTLSYDRLSGGGGGFSNIKLWGRGEPTMSQVPEPASLFLLGLGLAGMGIARRKKAV